The Apium graveolens cultivar Ventura chromosome 11, ASM990537v1, whole genome shotgun sequence genome has a window encoding:
- the LOC141698485 gene encoding uncharacterized protein LOC141698485, protein MAKREMSSTLKNLKFMQRATQREEISKKVEEEVVVVPDGNFPASSIPRKCVVIVEGDPHPGATRGRMSFLSFNPSVDKLNGEAANTQQPEGSSTTSSNHGGISNRENGSGQGGSETLKIDGNDSNSSEDLKRKYAEVTPEVSNPDESPHNNRRDQAPTPHGRNFNKQQKRGKLDWNVLRPPKPQNRRG, encoded by the exons ATGGCTAAGCGTGAGATGTCAAGCACTTTAAAGAACTTGAAG TTTATGCAAAGGGCTACTCAGAGAGAAGAGATATCTAAGAAAGTAGAAGAGGAAGTAGTGGTGGTTCCTGATGGAAACTTTCCAGCTTCGAGCATTCCCCGAAAATG TGTCGTCATTGTGGAAGGGGATCCTCATCCAGGTGCCACAAGGGGACGGATGTCATTTTTAAGTTTCAATCCTTCTGTTGAT AAATTAAATGGAGAAGCTGCTAACACTCAACAACCGGAGGGTTCAAGTACAACTTCTAGTAACCATGGTGGAATCTCCAATAG AGAGAATGGGTCTGGCCAGGGTGGATCAGAAACTTTAAAGATAGATGGAAATGATAGTAATTCCAGTGAGGACCTTAAAAGGAAATATGCTGAAGTAACTCCCGAAGTGTCGAATCCTGATGAATCACCCCACAATAATCGACGAGATCAAGCACCGACACCACATGGTAGAAATTTTAACAAGCAACAGAAGCGTGGAAAGCTGGATTGGAACGTGCTAAGGCCTCCCAAGCCTCAAAACAGACGAGGATAA
- the LOC141698484 gene encoding scarecrow-like protein 33, which yields MVMDPGFSDLSDVLIGFGFDDELVSPDSDLSHNIMNGCKFKDESLGLSLSDIPINSPGPDPRNSKLPSGLSLLDIPTNPPYPDPSNATPSTGSSETNSSDDGLFSDGVLKFLNQILMEDKIEEKPCMFHDPLALQAAEKSFYDVLGKEYPATSHQPLVDINCCIESPNGIIGCSNGSISGGNYIDTQWVGESTYHSTSSSSLSYPQESSLQWSLSSVESFNNSVNGPANLSASADLIQNMFNDSESILQFNRGMEEASKFLPNSTKLVIDLDNYALPPDKKESQAEFKAEKDEDIARSSKGRKHYQRQDSVVYERNKKHSEVYVEEDTELQETFDRLLLCGPQFKKEPVEVGPALHENEQPGPKVGKSRSKKRGSMTKEVDLRTLLISCAQSVASGDRRTANEQLKQIRQHSSATGDATQRLADLFANGLEARMAGTGTQIYASLANKKISVAQKLKAYEVYLSASPFKYISMYFITKMILDKSSNATTLHIIDFGIQYGFQWPMLIKLLANRSGGPPNLRITGIEYPQPGFRPAERVDDTGRRLTNYCERFEVPFEYNAITTQKWETVKKQDLNIRSNEFVAVNCLHQFKNLADETVVLDSPRDAVLKLIRNLNPDIFLHGEINGSYNAPFFVTRFREALFHYSALFDMFENTIPRDNKQRLDFEREFYGRECINVIACEGLERVERPETYKQWQVRTTRAGFRQLPLDRELIESLRCKVKSGYHKDFVFDEDGNWMLQGWKGRILNAVSCWIPA from the coding sequence ATGGTTATGGATCCAGGTTTCAGTGATTTGTCTGATGTGTTAATTGGTTTTGGTTTTGATGATGAGTTAGTTTCACCAGATTCTGATCTGTCTCATAACATCATGAATGGGTGCAAGTTCAAAGATGAATCTTTAGGTCTTAGTTTGTCGGATATTCCTATTAATTCACCAGGTCCTGACCCTAGGAATTCTAAGCTGCCTTCTGGTCTTAGTTTATTGGATATTCCTACTAATCCACCATATCCTGACCCTAGCAATGCTACACCATCTACCGGCAGTTCAGAAACAAACTCTTCTGATGATGGTTTGTTTTCTGATGGTGTGCTAAAGTTCCTTAACCAGATACTTATGGAAGATAAAATTGAGGAGAAGCCTTGCATGTTCCATGATCCCTTGGCGCTGCAAGCAGCTGAGAAATCTTTCTATGATGTCCTTGGCAAGGAATACCCTGCTACTTCCCATCAGCCCCTGGTTGACATAAATTGCTGTATTGAAAGCCCAAATGGAATTATCGGATGCTCAAACGGCAGTATTAGTGGAGGAAACTACATTGATACCCAGTGGGTTGGTGAGTCCACATATCACAGTACATCATCAAGTTCACTGAGTTATCCTCAAGAGAGCAGTTTGCAATGGTCATTAAGTTCGGTAGAAAGTTTCAATAATAGTGTCAATGGTCCAGCAAATCTTTCTGCAAGCGCCGATTTGATTCAGAATATGTTTAATGATAGCGAATCAATATTACAATTCAATAGAGGAATGGAGGAAGCTAGTAAATTCCTTCCTAACAGCACGAAGTTAGTTATTGACTTGGATAACTATGCATTGCCTCCAGATAAGAAAGAAAGCCAAGCTGAATTCAAGGCAGAGAAGGACGAGGACATTGCCCGTAGTTCAAAGGGAAGGAAACATTATCAGCGACAGGATAGTGTTGTTTATGAGAGGAATAAGAAGCATTCGGAGGTCTATGTGGAAGAGGATACTGAACTACAGGAAACTTTTGATCGACTCCTGCTTTGCGGGCCTCAGTTCAAGAAAGAACCAGTTGAAGTTGGGCCGGCCTTGCATGAAAATGAGCAACCTGGACCAAAGGTTGGAAAGAGTCGTTCCAAGAAAAGAGGCAGTATGACTAAAGAAGTGGATTTGAGGACTCTTCTGATCAGCTGTGCACAATCTGTAGCTTCCGGGGATCGAAGGACTGCAAACGAACAACTAAAGCAAATCAGGCAGCACTCATCTGCCACTGGTGATGCGACTCAAAGGCTGGCGGATCTCTTTGCTAATGGCCTGGAAGCCCGCATGGCTGGAACAGGAACCCAGATCTATGCGAGCCTAGCTAACAAGAAGATCTCGgttgctcagaaattgaaagcATACGAGGTTTATCTCTCAGCCAGTCCATTTAAGTATATTTCAATGTACTTTATAACTAAAATGATTTTAGACAAGTCTTCAAATGCTACAACACTCCACATTATAGATTTTGGTATCCAGTACGGTTTCCAGTGGCCCATGCTTATCAAACTTCTTGCAAATCGATCTGGTGGGCCACCTAACCTTCGTATTACTGGAATAGAGTATCCACAACCAGGCTTCAGACCGGCAGAAAGAGTGGATGACACAGGGCGTCGTTTGACTAATTATTGTGAGCGTTTTGAAGTCCCTTTTGAATACAATGCTATAACAACACAAAAATGGGAAACTGTTAAAAAACAGGACCTCAACATTAGGAGCAATGAGTTTGTTGCTGTGAATTGTCTTCACCAGTTTAAGAATCTGGCCGATGAGACAGTTGTGCTGGACAGCCCAAGGGATGCCGTTCTAAAATTGATTAGGAATTTAAATCCTGATATTTTTCTTCATGGTGAAATTAATGGAAGCTATAATGCTCCCTTCTTTGTTACACGTTTCCGGGAAGCCCTCTTCCACTATTCTGCGTTATTTGATATGTTTGAGAATACTATACCACGTGAcaacaaacagagattggatttcGAGAGAGAATTCTATGGGCGTGAATGTATAAATGTGATTGCATGTGAAGGCTTAGAAAGGGTAGAGAGGCCGGAGACATACAAGCAATGGCAGGTTCGCACGACGAGGGCTGGATTCAGACAACTTCCATTGGATCGGGAACTCATAGAAAGTTTGAGGTGTAAGGTCAAGTCAGGATACCACAAGGATTTTGTGTTTGATGAAGATGGTAACTGGATGCTGCAAGGGTGGAAAGGTCGAATTCTTAATGCTGTTTCCTGTTGGATACCTGCATAG